Part of the Caulifigura coniformis genome, GTGAGCTCGATCCGGCCCGTCCCGACGGTTCGCTCGTCGGACGCGTGATCGGGGATCGGCCTGTGTCGCTGGTCGGCCTCGATGCGCGGCTGCCGAAGGATCTCGATGGATCGACCCAGCGCAGCGTTTATCTGCCCGTCATTCGGGATCGGCTGCCCGACATCCTCGAACTGTTTGACTTCGCAGAACCGAGCCTCGTCACCGGCGAGCGCGAGACCACGAACGTTCCGACCCAGGCGCTCTACCTGATGAACAGCCCCTTCGTGATCGCGCGCGCGAAGGCGTTCGCAGGACGACTTCAGGAAGCCACCTCATCGCCCGACGAGCAGGTCACCCAGGCGTTCCAGCTCTGCTTCGGCCGCGACCCCTTACCCGAAGAGAAGGCACGAGCGTCCGCCTTCCTCAGCCAGCCAGTGCAGGCGAAGGACGAATCGTTCGGAGTTCTGGAGGTCTTCTGTCAGTCGATGCTGTCGACGGCCGAATTTCGAAACCTCGACTGATCCCCGCTCGGGCGTCCCCCAGACCGCAATTCACATCCCTATCACGGATCCGACCATGGCGTTCATGAATCCGTTCTCGCGACGTGCGGCCCTCAAATCGATGGCCTCCGGTTTCGGCTATCTCGCATTTGCCAGCCTGGCTCAGCAGGCTGCAGCCCGGGCGAGCAGCGGCGGCTCGGCGCTCGATCCCAAGCCGACCCATTTCCCGGCCCGGGCGAAGCACGTCATCTTCCTCTGTATGAACGGCGGGCCATCGCATGTCGACCTGTTCGACTACAAGCCCGAGCTGCAGAGCCGCTCAGGGCAGGGGATGAAAGCCGGCGAGATCAACGCGCCGAAGCTCCTTGGGTCCCCCTTCAAGTTCTCGCAGCATGGCGAGTCCGGGATGTGGATCTCGGAAGTCCTGCCTGAAATTGCGAAGCATGCCGACGATCTGTGCGTCGTGCGCAGCATGCAGACCGATCTGCCGAACCATTCGCAGGCGTTCGTGCAGATGCACACCGGCAGCTTCCAGTTTGTCCGGCCGTCATTCGGCGCGTGGACGCTCTACGGCTTAGGAACGGAGAACGCGAACCTCCCCGGCTTCGTCACGCTCAATCCTCCCAGCGACAACGGCGGCGCCCGAAACTATGGCAGCGGCTTCCTCCCCTCGATCTGCCAGGCGACGAAGATCGGCACGAACCAGATTCCGGGCTTCTACGCCGCGTTCCTCAAGATCGACCAGGAGCCCGGCCCGCCGCTCAAGAACATCGTCAACGACAAGCTGACGACTGCAGGCCAGCGCTCGCAGCTCGATTTCATCCGCGACCTCAACTCCATGAAGCTCGCCCGCGACGGCTACCACCCCGAGATCGAAGGAGCCATCGAATCATTTGAACTCGCGTTCCGCATGCAGGGCGAACTGCCGGAACTGCTCGATCTCCGTGGCGAATCGGAAGAAGCTCAGGCAGCCTACGGCATCGGCGCCGGCAAGCCCACCGACCGCTTCGGCCGGCAGTGCATGCTCGCGAGGAAGATGGTCGAAGGCGGTGTCCGGTTCGTCGAGATCACCGCGCCGACCAGCTGGGACCACCACTTCCAGCTCAAGGAGAAACTGGCGGAGAGCGCCGAAATGACCGACAGGCCGGTCGCCGCGCTGCTGGCCGATCTCAAGCAGCGCGGTCTGCTGAAGGACACCCTTGTCGTCTGGGCCGGCGAGTTCGGACGCACGCCCTACATCCAGGGAGGCGCTGGACGCGATCACAACAACAAGGGGTACACGCTCTGGATGGCGGGCGGCGGCGTGAAAGGCGGACTGGCCTACGGGGAGACCGACGAAATTGGTCACGAAGCCGTCGACAAGGCGGTCCACATCCACGACTGGCACGCGACCATGCTCCATCTGCTCGGACTCGACCACACGAAACTGACATTCAACTACGCCGGCCGCGACTTCCGGCTGACCGATGTGCACGGACGCGTGGTGACGGATTTAATGTCGTGAACCCGTTGCAGACGCTGCCAGCGTCTGCCTCCGTCGACGCTGGCAGCGTCGACAACGAACGACGATCTCGTTCCGCTCACCGAGAGACGCTGATGCGCGCGATCTTCTCCTGTGTGGCCCTGCTCGCAGCTGCGGCAGCGGCCGTCGGTGGTGATGACTTCGCCTTGAAGGACGGCGACACCGTCGCCTTCTTAGGCGACAGCATCACCGCCGCCCGCGCCTACGGAAAATTCGTCGAGAACTACACCCTCCTCCGTTATCCCGATCGCAAGGTCCGGTTCTTCAACGTCGGCCGCGGAGGTGACACGGCCGCCGGGGGCCTGGCCCGTCTCAAGGAAGACGTCTTCGACCGCGGCGCGACCGTGCTCACGGTCGCTTACGGAATCAACGACATCGGCTGGGGAACGAAGGCCGATGATGAACACCGCAACCTGTACCTCAACTCGCTCCGCGAGATTTGCCGCCAGTGCAAAGAGAAGAATGTCCGGGTCTTCATCTGCTCCGCCGCGGCTACGGCCTCCGACCCCGACAAGAGCGAGAACGACTATCTGAAAAAGATGTGCGATGAAGGCATGCAGATCGGCCGCGATCACGGCGCCGGCGCGATCGATGTTCAAGGCGAGATGCGAAAGATTCAACGGCGGATCAAAGAGGCCAACGAACGCGAGAAGCCGGAGAAGGACAAGGAGCACACGCTGCATGCCAGAGACGGCATCCACCTGAACGACCTCGGCCAGGTGGCCTTCGCCTACGCCCTGCTCAAGGGGTTGGGCGCCCCCGCCGATGTGTCATCCGCCACCCTCGATGCGACAACGCTGGAGTCGGTCGCCAGCGGCTGCGCGATCACTGAGACCACCAGGGGGGCCGACTCGATCGAATTCATCCGCCTGGATGAAGGCCTCCCGCTGAACGGCGAAACCTTCTTCAGCCTCCACTTTCGCTTCGTCCCCATCCCCGACAACCTGAACCGCTATCTGCTGATGGTCACCTCGCTCGAACCGGCCCGATACAGCGTTACGGCCGACGACCGCCTCGTCGGGACGTTCTCGGCCGCAGAACTCGCCGACGGGGTGAACATCGCGTCCGCCACGGCCGACCCCTGGCAGCCCGGCGGCCCCTGGTCGGCCCAGGCGAACATCCTCCATTCCCTCACCGAGAGTCGCGACAAGCTCGACATGGCCCGCATGCTGTCCGTCGCGCATCTCAACGGTCGCGATCTCCCCACCGAGCTCGCCGGCGAAGCGATCAAGGCCAACGCCCGGATCGAGGAGATGCAGCGCCTCGTGGCCAGGCCCCGCTCCTATCGGTTTGTCATCCGCAAATCGCCCGACTCCGGCGCAAAGCCCGCTGGAGGATGAGCAGCCCGGCCTCTCAACAGAAGTCGGGCTGTTCACGCCATACCGTCTATGCCTTCAGCGCATCGCGACAGACCCGCAGCATGTTGCCGCCAAGAATCTTCTGAATCTCCT contains:
- a CDS encoding DUF1501 domain-containing protein, translating into MNPFSRRAALKSMASGFGYLAFASLAQQAAARASSGGSALDPKPTHFPARAKHVIFLCMNGGPSHVDLFDYKPELQSRSGQGMKAGEINAPKLLGSPFKFSQHGESGMWISEVLPEIAKHADDLCVVRSMQTDLPNHSQAFVQMHTGSFQFVRPSFGAWTLYGLGTENANLPGFVTLNPPSDNGGARNYGSGFLPSICQATKIGTNQIPGFYAAFLKIDQEPGPPLKNIVNDKLTTAGQRSQLDFIRDLNSMKLARDGYHPEIEGAIESFELAFRMQGELPELLDLRGESEEAQAAYGIGAGKPTDRFGRQCMLARKMVEGGVRFVEITAPTSWDHHFQLKEKLAESAEMTDRPVAALLADLKQRGLLKDTLVVWAGEFGRTPYIQGGAGRDHNNKGYTLWMAGGGVKGGLAYGETDEIGHEAVDKAVHIHDWHATMLHLLGLDHTKLTFNYAGRDFRLTDVHGRVVTDLMS
- a CDS encoding SGNH/GDSL hydrolase family protein — protein: MRAIFSCVALLAAAAAAVGGDDFALKDGDTVAFLGDSITAARAYGKFVENYTLLRYPDRKVRFFNVGRGGDTAAGGLARLKEDVFDRGATVLTVAYGINDIGWGTKADDEHRNLYLNSLREICRQCKEKNVRVFICSAAATASDPDKSENDYLKKMCDEGMQIGRDHGAGAIDVQGEMRKIQRRIKEANEREKPEKDKEHTLHARDGIHLNDLGQVAFAYALLKGLGAPADVSSATLDATTLESVASGCAITETTRGADSIEFIRLDEGLPLNGETFFSLHFRFVPIPDNLNRYLLMVTSLEPARYSVTADDRLVGTFSAAELADGVNIASATADPWQPGGPWSAQANILHSLTESRDKLDMARMLSVAHLNGRDLPTELAGEAIKANARIEEMQRLVARPRSYRFVIRKSPDSGAKPAGG